A region of Eschrichtius robustus isolate mEscRob2 chromosome 19, mEscRob2.pri, whole genome shotgun sequence DNA encodes the following proteins:
- the LOC137753884 gene encoding zinc finger protein 549-like isoform X2 has protein sequence MVAAAFMVPGQGHVIFEDVAVSFSQEEWGLLNDAQRLLYCDVMLENLSLIASLGCWRAVGTEEAASEQCVSVEQVTQDRNPNPDLSILKTLTSDTGALGEKDVLYLAEHQGVHPGLKPSSSGACGKMFTSHLQQHQKQPSGEKHLRREENGALLVTSCKVFLPNNMFACGEVEKAFLGSLGFPQHQRSHDGQHPRRSRQSREVSHPGQGHYECSECGKAFSKKYKFTEHLRVHTGEKPYGCSDCGKFFRLRGGLSHHRRVHTGEKPFDCSKCGKVFIYKCKLVQHQRVHTGERPYECNECGKAYARKDSLVQHQKVHTGEKPHKCSECGKLFLYRNKLLVHQRIHTGEKPFKCTECGKSFSYKTSLIIHQRTHTGERPHMCSECGKAYVNKKSLIVHQRIHNGEKVYGCKKCGNFFISSFALNKHQNVHTAQRRYECSECGKAFKRKIRLAEHQRIHTGERPYECNECGKAFKLKNTLVSHRNVHTRAKPFQCSECGKPYSNKTSLVVHQRIHTGVKPFQCNECGKPYSYRTSLIVHQRIHTGERPYECSSLYVAPSS, from the exons ATGGTAGCAGCAGCATTTATGGTCCCTGGACAG GGCCATGTGATCTTTGAGGATGTGGCTGTGTCCTTCTCCCAGGAGGAGTGGGGTCTCCTGAACGATGCTCAGAGACTCCTCTACTGTGACGTGATGCTGGAGAACCTGTCACTTATAGCCTCCCTGG GGTGTTGGCGTGCAGTAGGTACTGAGGAGGCTGCTTCTGAACAATGTGTTTCTGTAGAGCAAGTGACACAAGACAGGAATCCAAATCCAGACCTATCTATCCTGAAGACTCTTACTTCAGATACGGGTGCCCTGGGAGAGAAAGACGTTTTGTACCTGGCTGAGCACCAAGGAGTGCATCCTGGGCTGAAACCGTCCTCTTCTGGGGCTTGTGGGAAAATGTTCACTTCTCACCTACAACAGCACCAGAAGCAGCCCAGTGGAGAGAAACACCTCAGAAGGGAAGAGAACGGGGCCTTGCTTGTGACGAGCTGCAAAGTCTTTTTACCCAACAATATGTTCGCATGTGGAGAGGTTGAGAAGGCTTTCCTAGGCAGCTTGGGCTTTCCCCAGCACCAGCGCTCCCACGATGGACAGCATCCACGTAGAAGCAGGCAGAGCAGGGAGGTCTCTCACCCTGGGCAAGGGCATTACGAGTGCAGCGAATGTGGCAAAGCCTTCAGTAAGAAGTATAAATTCACTGAGCACCTgagagttcacactggagaaaaaccTTATGGGTGCAGTGACTGCGGGAAGTTCTTCAGACTCAGGGGGGGTCTTTCTCATCATCGGAGAGTTCACACAGGAGAAAAGCCTTTTGATTGCAGTAAATGTGGGAAAGTCTTCATCTACAAATGTAAACTTGTTCAGCACCAAAGAGTCCACACTGGAGAAAGACCCTATGagtgtaatgaatgtgggaaagcctatGCCCGCAAGGATTCACTTGTCCAGCACCAAAAggtccacactggagagaaacctcataaatgcagtgaatgtgggaagctCTTCCTTTACAGAAATAAACTTCTTGTGCACCAGAGGATCCATACTGGAGAAAAGCCTTTTAAGTGCACCGAATGTGGGAAGTCCTTCAGTTATAAAACCAGTCTTATTATCCACCAGAGAACccacactggagaaaggcctcaTATGTGCAGTGAGTGTGGGAAAGCCTATGTCAACAAAAAAAGTCTTATTGTACACCAGAGAATTCACAATGGAGAAAAAGTTTACGGGTGTAAGAAATGTGGGAACTTCTTTATAAGCAGCTTTGCCCTCAATAAACACCAGAATGTTCACACTGCACAAAGGCGTTATGAGTGCAGCgaatgtgggaaagctttcaAGAGGAAAATCAGACTTGCTGAGCACCAGAGAATCCACACTGGAGAAAGACCCTATGagtgtaatgaatgtgggaaagccttcaagCTAAAGAATACACTTGTTAGCCACCGAAATGTCCACACTAGAGCAAAGCCTTTtcagtgcagtgaatgtgggaagccCTACAGTAACAAAACAAGTCTTGTTGTCCACCAGAGAATCCACACTGGAGTAAAGCCTTTTCAGTGCAATGAATGTGGGAAGCCTTACAGTTACAGAACAAGTCTTATTGTCCACCAGAGAAtccacactggagaaaggccttatgagtgtaGTTCTTTGTATGTAGCTCCAAGCtcataa
- the LOC137753884 gene encoding zinc finger protein 549-like isoform X1, translated as MSTNAVQDPAQVPMVAAAFMVPGQGHVIFEDVAVSFSQEEWGLLNDAQRLLYCDVMLENLSLIASLGCWRAVGTEEAASEQCVSVEQVTQDRNPNPDLSILKTLTSDTGALGEKDVLYLAEHQGVHPGLKPSSSGACGKMFTSHLQQHQKQPSGEKHLRREENGALLVTSCKVFLPNNMFACGEVEKAFLGSLGFPQHQRSHDGQHPRRSRQSREVSHPGQGHYECSECGKAFSKKYKFTEHLRVHTGEKPYGCSDCGKFFRLRGGLSHHRRVHTGEKPFDCSKCGKVFIYKCKLVQHQRVHTGERPYECNECGKAYARKDSLVQHQKVHTGEKPHKCSECGKLFLYRNKLLVHQRIHTGEKPFKCTECGKSFSYKTSLIIHQRTHTGERPHMCSECGKAYVNKKSLIVHQRIHNGEKVYGCKKCGNFFISSFALNKHQNVHTAQRRYECSECGKAFKRKIRLAEHQRIHTGERPYECNECGKAFKLKNTLVSHRNVHTRAKPFQCSECGKPYSNKTSLVVHQRIHTGVKPFQCNECGKPYSYRTSLIVHQRIHTGERPYECSSLYVAPSS; from the exons GTTCCCATGGTAGCAGCAGCATTTATGGTCCCTGGACAG GGCCATGTGATCTTTGAGGATGTGGCTGTGTCCTTCTCCCAGGAGGAGTGGGGTCTCCTGAACGATGCTCAGAGACTCCTCTACTGTGACGTGATGCTGGAGAACCTGTCACTTATAGCCTCCCTGG GGTGTTGGCGTGCAGTAGGTACTGAGGAGGCTGCTTCTGAACAATGTGTTTCTGTAGAGCAAGTGACACAAGACAGGAATCCAAATCCAGACCTATCTATCCTGAAGACTCTTACTTCAGATACGGGTGCCCTGGGAGAGAAAGACGTTTTGTACCTGGCTGAGCACCAAGGAGTGCATCCTGGGCTGAAACCGTCCTCTTCTGGGGCTTGTGGGAAAATGTTCACTTCTCACCTACAACAGCACCAGAAGCAGCCCAGTGGAGAGAAACACCTCAGAAGGGAAGAGAACGGGGCCTTGCTTGTGACGAGCTGCAAAGTCTTTTTACCCAACAATATGTTCGCATGTGGAGAGGTTGAGAAGGCTTTCCTAGGCAGCTTGGGCTTTCCCCAGCACCAGCGCTCCCACGATGGACAGCATCCACGTAGAAGCAGGCAGAGCAGGGAGGTCTCTCACCCTGGGCAAGGGCATTACGAGTGCAGCGAATGTGGCAAAGCCTTCAGTAAGAAGTATAAATTCACTGAGCACCTgagagttcacactggagaaaaaccTTATGGGTGCAGTGACTGCGGGAAGTTCTTCAGACTCAGGGGGGGTCTTTCTCATCATCGGAGAGTTCACACAGGAGAAAAGCCTTTTGATTGCAGTAAATGTGGGAAAGTCTTCATCTACAAATGTAAACTTGTTCAGCACCAAAGAGTCCACACTGGAGAAAGACCCTATGagtgtaatgaatgtgggaaagcctatGCCCGCAAGGATTCACTTGTCCAGCACCAAAAggtccacactggagagaaacctcataaatgcagtgaatgtgggaagctCTTCCTTTACAGAAATAAACTTCTTGTGCACCAGAGGATCCATACTGGAGAAAAGCCTTTTAAGTGCACCGAATGTGGGAAGTCCTTCAGTTATAAAACCAGTCTTATTATCCACCAGAGAACccacactggagaaaggcctcaTATGTGCAGTGAGTGTGGGAAAGCCTATGTCAACAAAAAAAGTCTTATTGTACACCAGAGAATTCACAATGGAGAAAAAGTTTACGGGTGTAAGAAATGTGGGAACTTCTTTATAAGCAGCTTTGCCCTCAATAAACACCAGAATGTTCACACTGCACAAAGGCGTTATGAGTGCAGCgaatgtgggaaagctttcaAGAGGAAAATCAGACTTGCTGAGCACCAGAGAATCCACACTGGAGAAAGACCCTATGagtgtaatgaatgtgggaaagccttcaagCTAAAGAATACACTTGTTAGCCACCGAAATGTCCACACTAGAGCAAAGCCTTTtcagtgcagtgaatgtgggaagccCTACAGTAACAAAACAAGTCTTGTTGTCCACCAGAGAATCCACACTGGAGTAAAGCCTTTTCAGTGCAATGAATGTGGGAAGCCTTACAGTTACAGAACAAGTCTTATTGTCCACCAGAGAAtccacactggagaaaggccttatgagtgtaGTTCTTTGTATGTAGCTCCAAGCtcataa